The DNA region ATAGTCATAAGCAAacgaaattatattttaatagacAGCTTAATGATAGAACGGAAAAGTTCAACTGGGCTATAAAGAATACACACGTGAAATTTTAGTATCCGTAAAAAGAGCACGTTTTAAAGAGAcgtatattgttttttaaaagctCATTCATTATATGTACTTCTGAATGctttgaatatatttttactCAACTTTGGAGATCTTAGCAAACTTTaatttaaacatatttttgtaTATCTTGTTTTTGCTATTACCCAATTGAGGATTGACCCACTTAGCTGCATTCTTTTCGCCAAAATCAAGGCAGGATTCAAGCCCACTTGAATGGGAAATCTTCCAGACAGCCACTCCTCGAAAGGACACGCCTCGTGGGTATTCAAAACCGCCACTTAATTGTGGCGCCTGCCGCACACCTACGCCAAAAGCGACTGAAGACAGCAAATCCCAACCAAATAACTGCAATCAGTGGGGCGGCGGCCAAAAGTCCCACTTGGTGGGGCGTTTTCTATCACCCAACTTGGGGTCTGCGTAACATGGTAGCTTGGGGTACTTTATTAGCGGTCTGTTCAGTTCGGTTCGGTCTGGTCTCTTCTCCCGGGGCCAATAAACAGCTGACTGACTGGTGACGATTATGTAAAGTGATTTCTTGCTCTCAGAAACTTGGGAACCCTCGGCGGCGGCTATTACTGTCATCAATATTTGGTAACGCATTCCAATTGCATGGCATTCCAATTTCAGGTTGATTGCACTAACTATTTTGCAGTCGCAGATGCAGTGGCAGCCCACTCGGGTCGCTTCTCTCCATCGACCGACTGGCCTGTTATTATATAACCTTCCAGCCAGGCGGCAGAGTTGCTCCGTCTCTTTCCGTCTTCTCGCACACAATTTTCCAAACCGAGAAAACTCTGCTAATGGCGACATCGAAAGTCGTTTTAAGTGTACTCTATAAAGCGAAAAAGCTGCACAAATACGCAACGTTTTTGGACATTGAAACTTTAATTTAAGATAGTGTTTAAGTCTGGTTTCTGATGTAACACTACAACAAACCCCTAACGAACGTTTCCTTCCGATGGATTTTGCATCAAGCTGCTTCGGGAATCGATTCCAGAACACGCATAATATCCAACAGCAGTGCTCGAAATTCGGGATCTTCGTCGAAATTAGCAATCTCTTCCATGGGAACTCTCCTTGCTTTCTTCGACCTCCTGGTTCGTATCATTCTTATGTTTTGTATAATggttttggaaattttaagGGAACTCTTTCCTCGATGTACAATAAAATTCAAGTAGGTACTTGCACGACAAGGGAAGCTGTTGAGAAGTGTTGAAATCAGTTCAGACTTAAAGGAATGTGACGTGCTTGCTTGGATGAAAGAGAGTATATATCTAATGCCTTAAAGGTAACTAATAAGACCAacgaaatttataaaaattaaacatttataaaataaatagataaTTTAATTCATAAAGAAAATCAAAGGCAAAGTGTATTAAAATAACTAATGGCGAAGTTAGTTCCAAATTTAAGTCTACCATACTTAAAATATTGAGATAAAATGTTGAAGCCATAGCTTTAGTAGCTTAGGACCTATGTTGGTTCTTAAAATTATAAAGAGAGttctgttttttaaaataaacaagacctacagtttaaaaaaaattttaatgaagcataaaatatttaaacaattgtATTAAGTTAGGGCATCGCCACTTCTTGCTTTAAAATGTATGCATTTGCAGTTTTTGAGccaacttttattttattttggctTTGATGGCAAAACTGCAGGCAGCAACGAGACATGGGGCACGAGACACGGGACTGAGCCCCAGCGGtgttgtttgtttgcttttccgtgccacaacaataacaacaacaggTGGGCCCGAATGCCTTGCCAGATTTGTCATCCGCCAGTAACAACAACGAAAATGTTGGTAAATGTGTCATGGTACCAGGCAACAGGCTCTGTTCCTGTTTACATTTCTTGCAATATTTGTGAGcaaaaatgccaaaacaaaaacaatttccCAGCCAGCCGGTTTTGGAGGCCCCTGCTGCgagtgtttttgtttgccaGCCGCTGCCCCGATCGTTCGATTGACACATATCCCATCCCGAAAAATTGCTGAGGCTCTAAACTGGATGTCTGCTCCATCTCGGGGGATTTGTTTGTTAATGTCGCGAAATTCAAATTCTAATCAACGTCTTGTTCAATTTGTTGGCGCTTGTTGCAAATCACGAGGTAGAAAAAGGCATTGCGATGATGTGATGAGCGAAATTGTGTGACAAGCTGAGGCGCCTTTCAGGCTACCAATAAAGTATACAGAAGGTAAATAtcacaatataattttttaacagcaATCAATCAATGTTTCGACTGATTTcattattttcattatatatataaatttttttaacataaaataatattatccGGATGAGCCTTGATAAGCTGTGTCTGTATTAAAGACTTGcatcttaaataaataatacattttgcaAGCCAATAATATTTTGTGACGAAGACCGGTTTTAAATTCAACCAAAAAACCAGAAGGAAAATTCGTTTCAGCAAGCTAAAATGCCTATAGCATTGCGGTTGTAAAAAACGTATTCATTCACTTCGTTTATGTGTCAGCTAAATGATAAGTAGTCCAATTTTTATCAAACTCAAACTCAAGCTCGGCTAATTAACCAGTCACATATGTAATAGTTGTACCGCCAAGCAGGTTCTGATTTTATTAACTGCCACAACCATAGCCCCCTTCTTCAAACACTCACTTTTTGTGACACACAAAGTGCGCAAAACACGtaacaattaaaaacattaaaagcattttatataattccgCAGAGACAGCAAGACAATAAGCACTTCACACGCTTTAAACCTTTGGGCTGATCCCCAACACACCCTTTGGGAAATCTGAGTCTAGTTTTGACACAACTTGGACAGACCCCGTAATAAGTGCCATAAAGACGGTAAGCGGCAGCCGTCAAAACtgagaaataaaaaatgtttattagaCTTTGACAACAAAACGTTCACATAACGTATAGCCAAATATTTGTATCTGTCAGAAAGATCATAATAAGACATTTGCTGCTCACATCAGTTTTAGATTAGCTAAATGCAAATAAAGATATTGCATAAGATAAAGAAATGGTTTTTGTCTTAATCAAGCTATAAACAAAACCAAGTTTATATACAAATTACACATTGTTATGTTTTAGAGTTTTTTGTACTTGCATTACCTCATTCGAGTTTTAAACGAATGGGTATAAAActtataaactttaaaataaacatatcTATAAAAACATTGTACAAAGGCATTGGAAACATTATTATACTAAGTTATATACAAGTCTCCATCAcgctaaatttaaaatatttttaatatggaTTGAATTGCTATTCGTCTTTTTTTCAATATCCTTCAGGTTTttcttatatatatgtatttatacgTTTATATAGAACTCAATTGAGCTAACCACGAGTACACAGAAACCCAACACATTCTAAATTGGGCATTACACAACACTtgcaatatttaaattgttttacgTGTTTTTGAAATGCAAATCGCTACAACTACCTCAGCATTTTGTCCAAGTGAGCGTTTCACCGAAATTATGTTAATTGCACAGATGCAAGCTGCATTTGTATCTGGACCCGACccgtgtatctgtatctttgcGCCGTAGCCGATGCTATATCTGTGGGCTATTCGAATGCAAATTAGTCGCCAGAGTCGAGAGTTTGCCCTGGAGAATGTGTTTTGGTTTCGGTTGGGGCTTGGTTTTGCCACGCATAAATTTCCTTATGCCTGAGCGATTCCAGCGACCATTTTCCAGCAGGCCCGAGGGGCAGGGAAACGTGGAAATGCGAATGTTTATGCTGAAATATGTTGAAAGGATATTTTATTGAGCGAGAGCAACTGGGCAGGGGTAAATGAGTGAAGGGGCTCGGTTTGTTCAGCCACAAAGTTgcataattaatttgtttacacAGTTGTACACAAGCCCAGCGAAATTTTAAGGGGGCTGGACTGCAGCTAATAAAGCTGGGAATGCCCAAAAACATGTCTGCTAACAAAGCATATGTATTTccaattttttgttaattacacaataatttatatatgtacaatTGAATCTTTTAAGTACTCTTTATCAAGAAAAACATGGAAATACgttaaattaaataagaaGACAACAGCAAAagattaatatatttatttatataagtaCTCTTTATGAAGAGATAAGAGGGAAatacattaaattaaataagaaAACACAAGCAAAagattaatatatttaaataattgttgtagcctaaaaatattttactgaTAGCTTCATTAACATAAGCAATCGGTTTCCACAATTGTTTTCCATTCCTTCATTGAATtgccattttattttaatggaaACACTTAAAAATGAATTATTATTCAGCTCCAGCTCATCTGCCATCAATTTCCCCACGAATTTAAGTCAGACTGTCATCGAGCCACATATGGATTGCACGATGTGCATTCGGACAAGGGTTATATCATTAACTGTATCATCGATAAAACTGTCCATTTCCCggcaatatttatttatattttgcgCCGTTTGCGCCTCTTCTGGGTCTATTGTTGTtgcctttttgttttttaattcaGTGTTTATTGTTGCTGCTTATATGCACATTTCCGGGCTGCAATCGGGTGAAATGCAACAGCACCAGGAATGGCGTCAAATGTTTTACAGCCAGATAAGAAGTTTAATTTATGCGAAAACATGTTTGAAGCTTCTGCCGTCTGCCGGCGCGACCAGACGCCAAATGGTATAAATACAGTAGATAACCAGACTACACTGGTTTCAGGATGTGGCGGGGCTTCGACCACGCCCCCAGTTCACACGCCGCCCCCAACTGCTATTGACCTTGCACGGCGGCGAACTTCAAACCCAAACAAAGTTACGGCCCAGCAAAAATTGGCCATAAATTTCGGCCGAAGTCTCTTTTCCGTTTTTGTGGTTGTCAATGAGTGGGATTTTTTTTCATGCTGGCGctactatttatttatttagcgCCATGTTTTGTCTAGACCCTCGCTGACTGACACTGTGGTCGGGCAACACTCTCTCCGATATTTGTCAAGCGATAACTCCTTTTTATGGCCACCATTGTCTGCAGTCTGCAGACTGCTCCAGTGGCAGCCCCATCGGATTTTATGCCATTTCCGTCTGGCGgaaaccaaaaccaaagccCAGTGGCCGGAGGAGCGTGCCTCTGCATAAGCAGGCTGGCAATTAAAAGCAAAGATTCCAGACATTTCTGCCGTGAGTGGGAGTGAGTGGATCGCATCATTAATTAGCCCGGAAGTGTTGATAGTTCCACCCGCTCAGTGGCGGATCTGGAGTCGGGTTCTGGGGGCTTTCATTCTTGTGAAGCATACATTTCTAGTGCTTTCAGATGTCACCAGGATTGCTCGTTGCTTAGATTCAGCTATTTTAAGGctcttataaaattattaattgttttAGTTAGCCAAAAAATGTGTATTAGGTATAAATCATAAATCagcttaattaaattaatgaatttattaaaaaggaCCATATACAATGATTGGTCTCAGAACACATTTCCAGTGTAATGGGGGATTAATTCCCAAAACTTTCAACATGGATGCACAGTGTGCATTGCACACACTGCCCTATATTTAGAATTAACCTTATTGATTTAATGTTATAgaaacagttttttttttcgaagttTAGAAAATGTCATTGGTATTAAGAAAGTACAGTTGCGGCAACAAAAAAAGCACCAATGTGTAGGCAATTCTTCTTTGTGCTACAAAatggtaatttttatacccttgcagagggtatattgatttcagtcagaagtttgcaacgcagtgaaggagacgtttccgaccccataaagtatatatattcttgatcagcatgactagacgagtcgatctagccatgtccgtctgtccgtctgttcgtctgtccgtctgtccgtctgtccgtctgtccgtctgtccgtctgtccgtctgtccgtctgtccgtccgtttctacgcaaactagtctctcagttttaaagctatcgggctgaaactttcccaaaagtcttatatcttttgcaggtagtatataagtcggaaccagccggatcggacaactatatcttatagctcccataggaataatcggacaaaaaaatgaaaaaaaattatatctttggtgttttttagcataaaaactcctaagcttggaaataacaatttttaaataattttgaattttgaattaaatattatcgaaatcggacgactatatcatatagctgccataggaacgatcggaaaatttgtggaaaaataatatgaaaaaaattatagcttcggtgtttttcaacatataacctccaacgcttggaaataacattttttaattagttctgaatttcgaattaaattttatcaaaatcggacgactatgtcatatagctgccataggaacgatcgcaaaattggtagaaaaataatatgaaacaaattatagcttcggtgttttttaacatataacctcctacgcttggaaataacattttttaattagttctgaatttcgaatttatttttatcaaaatcggacgactatatcatatagctgccataggaacgatcggaaaattgctacgaaaataatatgaaccaaattatagcttcggtgttttttgacatattatcttatactattgggaatatcattttttgtgtttttaaatttaataattatagctgcaagggtatataagcttcggcttgccgaagctaacttcctttcttgttttttattctgTTTGTAAGGGTAAGTAGGGTTACATATctttaaactaaaataaaagtgGTTACGCCCACATTGCGAatggtttttaaaacttcgTTACTTTTATCATAAAAGTAGCAAAATTATGCGGATTATTACCAAAGAAGAAAGAAAGCTTGCAGATAAAACCATATCATACAATAAAATCATATATATGTTCAAGAAACGTTAGTTTCTGTAgcatctatttttatattatccaTTGTCGTTGTTCTCTGTTCACTTTTATCGAGCttaaaaattcaatatttttgaatcaagGCGCCATGTGTTGTTTCTCTTCATGAAGATGAGTCATATTATTCCTAATCTGGTAACACCAACCTTGGCTTTCTCTTTGACCCCCCATTCTGCATAGCAACAACCCCTCACCACTTTCTTCACAACTCCTACCATCCCTTTCACCTATCTCTGCACTATCCTTTCCCCTTAAGATGAGACAGCAACATGCAGGTTGCAGCAACATGTTGCTAAGGTTTCGACGTCAGCCCACAAGTATGCAATGAATAATGGTGATTCATTAAACGATTACGGACAtctaattaattaaattaatttattcaaCTTGTAAATCAATTTGTTACATTTTTTAGCCCATTTATTATAgtatttttttgtgtatatttcAGTTATCCAATTATTggtttttccatttttaataGATTTCCCAAATtagaataaaaaaataagaataaataaaaaaagcaaTATAAGTTTCCTTGATATTTGCCATTGGCTTTGGGGTTTTGGggatatttattatactactagaaaacataaaaaaaaggtagatgatcaaaaataaattgcaaATAACACACAGCTCAGCATGAATATCCGCCGGTGGGTGGGAGTGGGTGCGGTATCTCCAGAACTCCGGGCTGCTGATATTATTTGTGGCTGCATCCAGTATATCGCCCACCCTCCCAATCCGCAAGCTCACTCGTAGAATACCGGTTGACCCGGAAGCCGGTGCAGATTGCGGCGATGCATGCGTCCCTGCTCGTGCTGCCTCACCGACTTCAGGTGATTCAGCGTGATGTTGCATGCCTCGCAGAAGTAGGCGGCCACGGGATCGGCAATGGCACGTGGCTGCGGGGCTGGGAGGATCTGCAGGCCTATGGGCCTCAGGGGGGCCAGAGATCCGTTGGCGTTCAGTCCGTACACCTGGCCGCCATTGAAGGGGGCAAGACCAACACCCACGCCCACGCCCATGCCCACATTCATGCCCACGTTCATGCCCACGCCCAGGGCCATGGCCTCGGCGCACCCAGCCGCATAGACGGAGTGCACCCGCCTCCGGTGACGGGCGCCCGCCATGTGCATGGCCATCTGGGACTCCGAGGTGATGCTCACGTCGCACAGCTCGCACATCAGGAACTTGGCGTCCGTGCGCACCCACTTGCCCTCCGGATCGTAGAAGCCCTCTCCGTTCGGCTTGGTCATCTGGCGGGCCACCATGCGGTGGCGGCGCCCACAGAAGTGCTGCTCGGCGTGCATCACCGAGGTCAGCTTGAGGTCGCACAGGTCGCAGTAGAAGTCCGCCGGGCGGGCGGAGCGCAAGTACTGCAGCGTCTCCTCTGAAACGCCTACGGCGCCCACAGCCTGTCCAGCATGGCCAGTGGGGCTCTGCCGCACCAGCCAGGAGCTGAGCCGGCGGTCGTGCGCCCGCGACGCGTAGTGGTCCAGCGCATTTCGCTGCGTTCGCATGACCGTGTGGCACAGGGCGCAGTAGTTCCAGCGGAAGAGCTCCTGCAGCTCCCTAGGATAGGACTGAGGTGGCGCCGGTGGCACCGTCACTGCTGCGGGAGGAGGTGATCATTATTGGAATGATAATACAccaatattaataataatatttgagTCAAAAGAATAATTGGTTTGCCTCATTTCCTTGTGTGTtaccaatataaaataaatctacaCATTTGTTAAACAATTAAAAGGACTAAATATCGGATGAAGGAACAAATGCGAAGTCGTTATAATTATGAAAAAAGCAAATTAGAATTAAATACGTTTAcgtttttatataatatatagcCGTCAAATTTTATGTGCAATTATCTTACTAAAACACGATATTTAACCTCAAACGATTGGGCTAGAAAATGTTATCGCTTTATCATAATCATAACAGAGCCTAATCTAATTTTggtattataaaaaaaggtAACCTATCCGAAAAAAAAACGGATTAAAAATCTTATCCGACGTCCAATCTTTTTTCTCTTGAAATATAATTATCAAAGAAAAAGCTGTGCTATAAATTTTCTgaatcataaaaataaaaaaaaattgaaaagaaATTAGGAGCTCCAGGTACTagcaattaaatatttaatttaaattaaataagacAGTTTTTTTTCAGATCCAAAATGTTAAGGTTATGGTTTTTAGGACTTCTTAATAAGCTATAGACTATATATAACTATTTTGCATTTAATCTTGAAGTTGTAATAGTTGGTTTCTTCATCTCACCTGGTAGACTGAGCAAGGACGGGTTGTTTTGCGGGACAATGGGCGCCACCTGGCGAATGCGCGGCTCGATCATTGCCACACGACCCATCATTTGACTCGGGTCCTGTGCCTGCATCTGACCCAGGACACTTCCTCGCTCCGAAAACGCCATCGGCTGATCCTTGTAGCCGTTCTTGGGCTTGCCGGGATCGTTGCCGATGTAACCATAGCCGCAGAGCTCGCCCTTGTAGCCGTTGAGTCCGTTGGGAGGCGACTCCGCCTGGTGGCTCTGAAGTTGCCCACTGTAGGGCTGCTCCCTTCTCATTTCGTTGGGGATCGCCTGCAAGCAGTGGCTGTTGAAAGGACGCTGCAGCTGCTCATTGGGCACGTAGTCCCCGTTGCTGTCCAGGCACAGCTCGGCCATCCTATGTGGCTCAATTCCTTTCCCGTTTCCGttgccatttccatttccgttTCCAGGAGGTCTTTTCGGAGCTGTCTTGAGCCCATTGATGCGTTGTGCCTCCGAGGTGGCCACATACTCGTTGCTCTCCCCCAAACAGAGCTGCGGGATGGGAGGCTGGGGTGCGGTCTCCTGTTGGGGAAGATGTCCCAGAGCTTCTCCCTGCACCCAGAGGTCCGAGTAGCTCAGGGGACTGGGATGCTGCTGGTAGAGACTGGCCATAAAGTGCGCCCTCAGGGCGTCCGGTGAATCGCCAGCCACGACGGGCTCACTGAAGGTGGCAAATTCCATAGGGTTCTGGCCATTCACCATGTGCATGGAGCACTGGGTCATCACCAGAGGAGGTGGCCCAGAGTCGGAGTCCGGCGACCAGATTTTGGGAGCATTGCCAGAGTCTGGAATAGCATGGCCGTGCATGGGGCACGGAGGTCGCTCCGGCTGAGGAATCTTGTGGCCCATCGTTTCCAGGGTCCCGGGGAGCACCAGCTGCTGGAAGCGCTCCGGTTCCTGTTCCTCCGACCCCTGGGGATCACCAGACGGCCAGCCCGCGGGCGGCACGTTCACCTGGTAGCGGTGCACGGTCGGCTCGTCCACGCGACGCAGCTCCACGAGCACGGCCACATGGCCGGATGGACAGCGGGGCTGCGGTTGCGGTAAGGCGGAGGCCACACGCACTATGTTCCGGGCGCACTGCATCGCGATCTGCTCGTGGATGACGGGCAAGTGCATCTGCGGACGCATCTTGTACTGGTGGGACCACATGTCCTTCTATCTGGAAACTTCTTTCCGGGCTCTCTTACTCACTGACTGGCTGAAGGCTTCTTCTTCGCGTTTTTCGGACTCGTCTGGGACTGGCTGCGGACTTGGTTTCTTGGCTAGCACATCTGGTCCTCGTTCGATTGTGGGATTTGCTCTGcttttttttacttatttgGCTCGTCGCTTTACATAGAAAATAGAGAACTCGGTGGTCGTTGAAATCAGAAAGGTTTTAGTACACTTGGGGTCGCGCAAAATTCCTCGACCGCTTCTTAGGTTTTGTGCTACTATTCTAATACGAAATGTTGGCAAAACATTTGAATTTGTTGGGAATCGGTGTTTAAAATGTGTGAACGGTTTCTCCACCAGTCGAAAGCTACATAACAAAACACAATTACTTTCCGGTCTTGTCTATGAAAGAGATTAATTTGTCAGGGCCAGCCGAGATTGCTAGACGGAGGTTCCCAGAGGTGCATTTTCCATACCTTTTGTGGGATTTTttccaaaactaaaaaaaagtgTTGGAAGCTTTTGAAGAACTCTTATTACtcaacatttaatttatcagCTGTGTACCAATGCATATCCTATTTGTGCATTTACATATTTTCTTGCCGTTCAACTCTACATGTTTTTGCTATCCAGCTTTCCGCGGAAATTTAAGAATCATTTATATTTGATGCTTAAATCCTTCAAGGACACGACCCCACTCGACCCGGTGTGAATGGTTGCCCCCAAGGGTCCTCTTCACGCACACGCAAATTCCTGAAATTGAGTTGGCAGGACTTTAAACATTCCCGCAAACTCGCAGCATGTGAAACAAAGAGGGAAAAGCTGCCGACTCAAATACACATATGTGACTGCCTGGGgacattaaaataatgtttagcGCGTGATTTGGCTGGAGTATCCTTGGCATCAATTGTCAGCGCTTAGCCTCAGGGCAAGTTTATCGGGAGGGGCACCTGTGGGGAGGAATCGGGAGCAGGTTGACAACGAGCCCCCGCTGCCAACATCAATAACACTAATGGGAAAAGGATAAAG from Drosophila subpulchrella strain 33 F10 #4 breed RU33 chromosome 2L, RU_Dsub_v1.1 Primary Assembly, whole genome shotgun sequence includes:
- the LOC119547744 gene encoding uncharacterized protein LOC119547744 codes for the protein MIRTRRSKKARRVPMEEIANFDEDPEFRALLLDIMRVLESIPEAA
- the LOC119546989 gene encoding uncharacterized protein LOC119546989 isoform X2, producing MWSHQYKMRPQMHLPVIHEQIAMQCARNIVRVASALPQPQPRCPSGHVAVLVELRRVDEPTVHRYQVNVPPAGWPSGDPQGSEEQEPERFQQLVLPGTLETMGHKIPQPERPPCPMHGHAIPDSGNAPKIWSPDSDSGPPPLVMTQCSMHMVNGQNPMEFATFSEPVVAGDSPDALRAHFMASLYQQHPSPLSYSDLWVQGEALGHLPQQETAPQPPIPQLCLGESNEYVATSEAQRINGLKTAPKRPPGNGNGNGNGNGKGIEPHRMAELCLDSNGDYVPNEQLQRPFNSHCLQAIPNEMRREQPYSGQLQSHQAESPPNGLNGYKGELCGYGYIGNDPGKPKNGYKDQPMAFSERGSVLGQMQAQDPSQMMGRVAMIEPRIRQVAPIVPQNNPSLLSLPVTVPPAPPQSYPRELQELFRWNYCALCHTVMRTQRNALDHYASRAHDRRLSSWLVRQSPTGHAGQAVGAVGVSEETLQYLRSARPADFYCDLCDLKLTSVMHAEQHFCGRRHRMVARQMTKPNGEGFYDPEGKWVRTDAKFLMCELCDVSITSESQMAMHMAGARHRRRVHSVYAAGCAEAMALGVGMNVGMNVGMGVGVGVGLAPFNGGQVYGLNANGSLAPLRPIGLQILPAPQPRAIADPVAAYFCEACNITLNHLKSVRQHEQGRMHRRNLHRLPGQPVFYE
- the LOC119546989 gene encoding uncharacterized protein LOC119546989 isoform X1; this encodes MWSHQYKMRPQMHLPVIHEQIAMQCARNIVRVASALPQPQPRCPSGHVAVLVELRRVDEPTVHRYQVNVPPAGWPSGDPQGSEEQEPERFQQLVLPGTLETMGHKIPQPERPPCPMHGHAIPDSGNAPKIWSPDSDSGPPPLVMTQCSMHMVNGQNPMEFATFSEPVVAGDSPDALRAHFMASLYQQHPSPLSYSDLWVQGEALGHLPQQETAPQPPIPQLCLGESNEYVATSEAQRINGLKTAPKRPPGNGNGNGNGNGKGIEPHRMAELCLDSNGDYVPNEQLQRPFNSHCLQAIPNEMRREQPYSGQLQSHQAESPPNGLNGYKGELCGYGYIGNDPGKPKNGYKDQPMAFSERGSVLGQMQAQDPSQMMGRVAMIEPRIRQVAPIVPQNNPSLLSLPAVTVPPAPPQSYPRELQELFRWNYCALCHTVMRTQRNALDHYASRAHDRRLSSWLVRQSPTGHAGQAVGAVGVSEETLQYLRSARPADFYCDLCDLKLTSVMHAEQHFCGRRHRMVARQMTKPNGEGFYDPEGKWVRTDAKFLMCELCDVSITSESQMAMHMAGARHRRRVHSVYAAGCAEAMALGVGMNVGMNVGMGVGVGVGLAPFNGGQVYGLNANGSLAPLRPIGLQILPAPQPRAIADPVAAYFCEACNITLNHLKSVRQHEQGRMHRRNLHRLPGQPVFYE